Proteins from a genomic interval of Streptomyces sp. NBC_01445:
- a CDS encoding MarR family winged helix-turn-helix transcriptional regulator has protein sequence MSTPDADGLLAEQLLRLTRRLQRIQKRYLEPVGITPAQSRLLRTLVHYDTPPRMADLAERLEVVPRAVTTLVDGLETAELVRRVPDPTNRRVIRIELTEQGRKALRELRSARRTAAEDILAPLSPDQRAQLGVLMNALFETPYDHRC, from the coding sequence ATGAGTACCCCGGACGCCGACGGCCTTCTCGCGGAGCAGCTGCTCCGGCTGACCCGGCGGCTGCAGCGGATCCAGAAGCGCTATCTGGAGCCGGTCGGGATCACGCCCGCCCAGTCCCGGCTTCTGCGCACCCTCGTGCACTACGACACCCCGCCGCGCATGGCCGACCTGGCCGAGCGTCTCGAAGTCGTGCCCCGCGCCGTGACGACCCTGGTCGACGGTCTGGAGACGGCCGAGCTGGTGCGCCGGGTGCCCGATCCCACGAACCGCAGGGTGATCCGCATCGAGCTCACCGAACAGGGCCGCAAGGCGCTGCGTGAGCTGCGCAGCGCGCGCAGGACCGCCGCAGAGGACATCCTGGCTCCATTGAGCCCCGACCAGCGCGCCCAGCTGGGCGTCCTGATGAACGCGCTGTTCGAGACGCCGTACGACCACCGCTGTTAG
- a CDS encoding ABC transporter ATP-binding protein: protein MRHDEPGWTPSPSDTTSPEPRQMRRILALFRPYRARLALVGLLVGAASLVSVATPFLLKEILDTAIPQGRTGLLSLLALGMILSAVVTSVFGVLQTLISTTVGQRVMHDLRTAVYGRLQRMSLAFFTRTRTGEVQSRIANDIGGMQATVTSTATSLVSNLTSVVATIVAMVALDWRLTAVSLVLLPVFVWISRRVGRERKKIATERQKQMAAMAATVTESLSVSGILLGRTMGRADSLTRSFADESDQLVGLEVRSNMAGRWRMAVITVVMAAMPAVIYWVAGVALQLGGPSVSIGTLVAFVSLQQGLFRPTVSLLATGVQIQTSLALFQRIFEYLDLPIDITEPEQPVRLDTIKGEVRFEDVEFRYDAADGKSAAILDGIDVTVPAGGSLAVVGPTGSGKSTLSYLVPRLYDVTGGRVTLDGVDVRDLDFDTLARAVGVVSQETYLFHASVAENLRFAKPDATEEELHAAARAAQIHEHIASLPDGYDTVVGERGHRFSGGEKQRLAIARTILRDPPILILDEATSALDTRTEFAVQEAIDALSANRTTVTIAHRLSTIRGADQIVVLDGGQVAERGTHEELLERDGRYAALVRRDSQLEPASPA from the coding sequence ATGCGTCACGACGAACCCGGCTGGACGCCGTCGCCCTCCGACACCACGTCGCCGGAGCCGCGGCAGATGCGCCGCATCCTGGCCCTCTTCCGTCCCTATCGCGCCCGACTCGCGCTGGTCGGCCTGCTCGTCGGCGCCGCCTCGCTCGTCTCGGTCGCCACGCCCTTCCTGCTCAAGGAGATCCTCGACACCGCGATCCCGCAGGGCCGCACCGGGCTGCTGAGCCTGCTCGCCCTGGGCATGATCCTCAGCGCCGTCGTGACCAGCGTCTTCGGCGTCCTGCAGACCCTGATCTCCACGACCGTCGGCCAGCGCGTCATGCACGACCTGCGCACCGCCGTGTACGGCCGGCTCCAGCGCATGTCGCTCGCCTTCTTCACCAGGACCCGCACGGGTGAGGTCCAGTCCCGCATCGCCAACGACATCGGCGGCATGCAGGCGACGGTCACCTCCACCGCCACGTCCCTGGTCTCCAACCTCACCAGTGTGGTCGCCACCATCGTGGCGATGGTCGCGCTCGACTGGCGGCTCACGGCCGTCTCGCTGGTCCTGCTGCCCGTCTTCGTGTGGATCAGCCGCCGCGTCGGCCGCGAGCGCAAGAAGATCGCCACGGAGCGCCAGAAGCAGATGGCCGCGATGGCGGCCACGGTCACCGAGTCCCTCTCCGTGAGCGGCATCCTCCTCGGCCGCACGATGGGCCGCGCAGACTCGCTCACCCGCTCGTTCGCCGACGAGTCCGACCAGCTCGTCGGGCTCGAGGTCCGGTCGAACATGGCGGGGCGCTGGCGCATGGCTGTCATCACGGTCGTCATGGCCGCCATGCCCGCCGTCATCTACTGGGTCGCGGGCGTCGCGCTCCAGCTCGGCGGCCCCTCCGTCTCGATCGGCACCCTGGTCGCCTTCGTCTCGCTCCAGCAGGGCCTGTTCCGGCCGACCGTGAGCCTGCTCGCCACCGGCGTCCAGATTCAGACGTCGCTGGCGCTCTTCCAGCGCATTTTCGAGTACCTCGACCTGCCGATCGACATCACCGAGCCCGAGCAGCCCGTCCGCCTCGACACGATCAAGGGTGAAGTCCGCTTCGAGGACGTCGAGTTCCGTTACGACGCCGCCGACGGCAAGAGCGCGGCCATACTCGACGGGATCGACGTCACCGTTCCCGCGGGCGGCAGCCTGGCCGTCGTCGGCCCCACCGGCTCCGGCAAGTCCACGCTCAGCTACCTGGTGCCGCGTCTGTACGACGTCACGGGCGGGCGCGTCACCCTCGACGGGGTGGATGTGCGCGACCTGGACTTCGACACCCTCGCCCGTGCCGTCGGCGTCGTCTCCCAGGAGACGTACCTCTTCCACGCCTCGGTCGCGGAGAACCTCCGGTTCGCCAAGCCCGACGCCACCGAGGAGGAGCTGCACGCTGCGGCCAGGGCGGCCCAGATCCACGAGCACATCGCCTCCCTGCCCGACGGGTACGACACCGTCGTCGGCGAGCGTGGCCACCGGTTCTCCGGCGGCGAGAAGCAGCGCCTCGCCATCGCCCGCACGATCCTGCGCGACCCGCCGATCCTCATCCTCGACGAGGCGACGAGCGCCCTGGACACCCGCACCGAGTTCGCCGTGCAGGAAGCCATCGACGCCCTGTCGGCCAACCGTACGACCGTGACCATCGCCCACCGGCTGTCCACGATCCGGGGCGCCGACCAGATCGTCGTCCTCGACGGCGGGCAGGTGGCCGAGCGCGGCACCCATGAGGAGCTTCTGGAACGGGACGGCCGCTATGCCGCCCTGGTCCGCAGAGACTCCCAACTGGAGCCCGCGAGCCCAGCCTGA
- the mltG gene encoding endolytic transglycosylase MltG, with the protein MLNETPQRSTMRLTRRGRGSLIAGGALVAAAAAVVVPLLLPHHGGGDKRPQALTVPEGWRAGQVYEALDKALGVPAGTSKKAVPKAGLKLPGDAEGNPEGYLFPATYPLNDKSTPASLLSYMVNTANRKLNGSQVTAGADRDAVNPYQTLTIASIVEAEAATKEDMGKVARVIYNRLDRGMPLQMDSTINYGLNRSTLDTTTKDTRAENPYNTYVRMGLPPTPIANPGAEAMKAAISPPQGDWVYFVTVKPGDTRFTADFNEQQKNVAEFNKLRTSGKPSSA; encoded by the coding sequence ATGCTGAACGAGACTCCGCAAAGGAGCACGATGCGACTGACACGCCGGGGCCGCGGCTCCCTGATTGCTGGTGGGGCCCTCGTGGCGGCGGCCGCCGCGGTGGTGGTGCCGCTCCTGCTCCCGCACCACGGGGGCGGTGACAAGCGGCCGCAGGCACTGACCGTCCCCGAAGGCTGGCGTGCGGGCCAGGTCTACGAGGCCCTGGACAAGGCCCTCGGTGTCCCGGCAGGCACGAGCAAAAAGGCCGTCCCCAAGGCCGGCCTCAAGCTCCCGGGGGACGCGGAGGGCAACCCGGAGGGCTACCTCTTCCCGGCGACGTATCCACTCAACGACAAGTCGACTCCGGCGAGCCTGCTGTCCTACATGGTCAACACCGCCAACAGGAAGTTGAACGGCAGCCAGGTGACGGCGGGAGCCGACCGGGACGCGGTGAACCCCTATCAGACCCTCACCATCGCGAGCATCGTCGAGGCCGAGGCGGCCACCAAGGAAGACATGGGGAAGGTGGCCCGCGTCATCTACAACCGGCTCGACCGCGGTATGCCGCTCCAGATGGACTCGACCATCAACTACGGGCTCAACCGCTCCACGCTCGACACCACCACCAAGGACACCCGGGCCGAGAACCCGTACAACACCTATGTCCGGATGGGGCTGCCGCCCACCCCCATCGCCAACCCCGGGGCCGAGGCCATGAAGGCCGCGATCAGCCCGCCGCAGGGGGACTGGGTGTACTTCGTGACGGTCAAGCCCGGCGACACCCGCTTCACGGCGGACTTCAACGAACAGCAGAAGAACGTCGCGGAGTTCAACAAGCTGCGCACGAGCGGCAAGCCGTCGTCCGCCTGA
- a CDS encoding NAD(P)-binding domain-containing protein: MNDIGVRDTADVREVDVVVIGAGQAGLSSAYHLRRAGFEPERDFVVLDHSPRPGGAWQFRWPSLTYGRVHGMHSLPGMELTGADPARPSSEVIAAYFASYEETFDLRVRRPVDVRAVREGGGGPPWTEPVGVLGGGRLLVETSAGTWSTRALINATGTWDRPFWPRYPGQETFRGRQLHTAIYPGPEAFRGQRVVVVGGGASGTQHLMEIAPYAAATTWVTRRPPVFNEGPFDENFGRAAVALVDERVRAGLPPQSVVSVTGLPLNDAIRKARADGVLDRLPMFDRITPSGVEWDDGRRVDADVILWATGFRPAIEHLAPLKLRGPGGGIQAEDTRVVADPRIHLVGYGPSASTIGANRAGRAAVRDIKRLLAGAPVAA, encoded by the coding sequence GTGAACGATATCGGGGTGCGGGACACAGCGGACGTACGCGAGGTCGACGTGGTCGTCATAGGCGCTGGGCAGGCAGGACTGTCCAGCGCCTACCACCTGCGCCGGGCCGGCTTCGAGCCGGAGCGGGACTTCGTCGTGCTCGACCACTCCCCGCGCCCCGGCGGAGCCTGGCAGTTCCGCTGGCCTTCACTGACGTACGGCAGGGTGCACGGCATGCACTCGCTGCCGGGCATGGAACTGACCGGCGCGGACCCGGCCAGGCCGTCGTCAGAGGTGATCGCGGCGTACTTCGCCTCGTACGAGGAGACGTTCGACCTGCGGGTGCGGCGTCCCGTCGATGTGCGCGCCGTGCGTGAAGGCGGTGGGGGTCCCCCCTGGACGGAGCCTGTCGGAGTCCTTGGGGGAGGGAGGCTGCTCGTCGAGACGTCCGCCGGGACGTGGTCGACGCGTGCGCTGATCAATGCGACGGGCACCTGGGACCGGCCGTTCTGGCCGCGCTACCCGGGGCAGGAGACGTTCCGCGGACGTCAGCTCCACACCGCGATCTACCCGGGTCCGGAGGCGTTTCGCGGACAGCGGGTGGTCGTGGTGGGCGGCGGGGCCTCCGGGACGCAGCATCTGATGGAGATCGCGCCCTACGCGGCCGCGACGACCTGGGTGACGCGCCGGCCGCCCGTCTTCAACGAGGGTCCCTTCGACGAGAACTTCGGCCGCGCGGCGGTCGCCCTGGTAGACGAGCGGGTCCGGGCGGGGCTGCCCCCGCAGAGCGTGGTGTCGGTGACGGGGCTGCCGCTGAACGACGCGATCCGCAAGGCCCGCGCCGATGGTGTGCTCGACCGGCTGCCGATGTTCGACCGGATCACGCCGTCCGGCGTCGAGTGGGACGACGGCCGGCGGGTCGACGCGGACGTCATCCTGTGGGCCACGGGCTTCCGGCCCGCGATCGAGCATCTGGCACCGCTGAAGCTGCGCGGGCCCGGCGGCGGCATCCAGGCCGAGGACACCCGGGTGGTCGCCGATCCGCGGATCCATCTGGTGGGCTACGGGCCTTCGGCCAGCACGATCGGCGCCAACCGGGCGGGGCGCGCGGCCGTACGGGACATCAAGCGCCTGCTGGCCGGGGCGCCGGTGGCCGCCTGA
- a CDS encoding LLM class flavin-dependent oxidoreductase: protein MSVHLHWFLPTGGDGRTLVDRHAYTDGGVKRSRIAPVSGVRAPDIDYLAQIAKAAEQLGFEAVLTPTGTWCEDAWLTTVALAQHTERLKFLVAFRPGVISPVLAAQMAATYQRITRGRLLLNVVTGGDSTEQRRFGDHLDHDRRYARTDEFLSVVRGVWSGQPFDFGGEHYQVEGGLTALPPDPLPEIFFGGSSAAAGPVAARHTDVYLTWGEPPEQVKQKIDWIRGLAEKEGRTVRFGIRLHTISRDSSAEAWATANRLLDDLSPETVAAAQEALGRSESVGQQRMLALHGGSRDDLEISPNLWAGVGLVRGGAGTALVGSHSDVADRIEEYHALGVEHFVLSGYPHLEEAYWFGEGVIPDLAARGLLPRTPASPLTRPAVGGAPLLVAGGR from the coding sequence ATGAGCGTCCACCTTCACTGGTTCCTGCCGACGGGCGGCGACGGCCGCACGCTCGTGGACCGACACGCCTACACCGACGGGGGCGTGAAGCGCTCGCGGATCGCTCCGGTCAGCGGCGTGCGCGCGCCCGACATCGACTACCTGGCCCAAATAGCCAAGGCCGCCGAGCAGTTGGGGTTCGAAGCGGTTCTGACGCCGACGGGCACGTGGTGCGAGGACGCCTGGCTGACGACGGTGGCCCTCGCCCAGCACACGGAGCGGCTCAAGTTCCTCGTGGCGTTCCGGCCCGGGGTGATCTCGCCGGTACTCGCCGCCCAGATGGCGGCCACGTACCAGCGGATCACACGCGGGCGGCTGCTCCTGAACGTGGTGACGGGTGGTGACTCGACCGAGCAGCGGCGCTTCGGCGATCACCTGGACCACGACCGGCGCTATGCGCGGACCGACGAGTTCCTCTCGGTCGTGCGCGGTGTGTGGAGCGGGCAGCCGTTCGACTTCGGCGGTGAGCATTACCAGGTGGAGGGCGGTCTCACCGCGCTGCCGCCCGACCCGCTGCCGGAGATCTTCTTCGGCGGTTCTTCGGCCGCGGCGGGTCCGGTCGCCGCGCGGCACACCGATGTCTATCTGACCTGGGGCGAGCCGCCCGAGCAGGTGAAGCAGAAGATCGACTGGATCCGAGGGCTGGCCGAGAAGGAGGGTCGCACGGTCCGGTTCGGGATCCGGCTGCACACGATTTCGCGCGACTCGTCGGCGGAGGCGTGGGCAACGGCGAACCGGCTGCTCGACGACCTGTCGCCGGAGACCGTGGCGGCCGCCCAGGAGGCGCTCGGCCGCAGCGAGTCGGTCGGGCAGCAGCGGATGCTCGCGCTCCACGGGGGCTCGCGCGACGACCTGGAGATCTCGCCCAATCTGTGGGCGGGCGTCGGTCTGGTGCGGGGCGGCGCGGGCACGGCGCTCGTCGGCAGCCACTCCGACGTCGCGGACCGGATCGAGGAGTACCACGCGCTGGGCGTCGAGCACTTCGTCCTGTCGGGCTATCCCCATCTGGAGGAGGCGTACTGGTTCGGGGAGGGTGTGATCCCGGACCTGGCGGCGCGCGGTCTGCTGCCGCGGACACCGGCGTCGCCGCTCACCAGGCCGGCCGTCGGTGGCGCGCCGCTTCTGGTGGCCGGGGGCCGCTGA
- a CDS encoding ABC transporter substrate-binding protein, whose translation MRRRLAPALLLPLALLLAACSGTSAADTSTGASGGGGTDGKGSLTLNVGDQKGGSEAVLRAAGELDDLDYKIRWSTFTSGPPLLEAVNARAVDIGGVGNTPPVFAAGANSKITIVAASHGTAKGDTILVPTDSKLKKPEDLKGRSIAVAQGSSAHYQLVASLKKAGLSLKDVQVKYLQPADALAAFTGGKVDAWAVWDPYTSQVLRGKQGRVLTDGDGLTNGLAFQVAAPSSLKDSKKAAAIGDYLKRLKRAQDWVFKHPEAWAKVWAKDTGLPYDVALDAVKRTNGTRVTVAVDKPAIASEQQIADTFARLKLIPRKVDFASFVDTRFNGGLPASTTAPRTFGKES comes from the coding sequence ATGCGACGACGCCTCGCCCCCGCTCTGCTGCTCCCCCTGGCCCTGCTGCTCGCCGCCTGCTCCGGTACCTCCGCCGCCGATACGTCCACCGGCGCCTCGGGCGGCGGCGGGACTGACGGCAAGGGGAGCCTCACGCTCAACGTCGGTGACCAGAAGGGCGGTTCGGAAGCCGTACTCCGGGCCGCCGGAGAGCTCGACGACCTCGACTACAAGATCCGCTGGTCGACCTTCACGTCCGGGCCACCGCTCCTTGAGGCCGTCAACGCCAGGGCGGTCGATATCGGAGGGGTCGGCAACACCCCGCCCGTCTTCGCGGCCGGCGCCAACTCGAAGATCACCATCGTGGCGGCCAGCCACGGGACCGCGAAGGGCGACACCATCCTCGTCCCGACCGACTCGAAGCTGAAGAAGCCCGAGGATCTCAAGGGCCGGTCCATCGCCGTGGCGCAGGGCTCGTCCGCGCACTACCAGTTGGTCGCGTCCCTGAAGAAGGCCGGTCTTTCCCTGAAGGACGTGCAGGTCAAGTACCTCCAGCCGGCCGACGCGCTGGCCGCGTTCACCGGGGGCAAGGTGGACGCCTGGGCCGTCTGGGACCCGTATACCTCCCAGGTTCTGCGGGGGAAGCAGGGGCGTGTGCTCACCGATGGGGACGGGCTCACCAATGGGCTCGCGTTCCAGGTCGCGGCGCCGTCCTCGCTCAAGGACAGCAAGAAGGCCGCTGCGATCGGCGACTACCTCAAGCGGCTCAAGCGCGCCCAGGACTGGGTCTTCAAGCATCCCGAGGCGTGGGCGAAGGTCTGGGCGAAGGACACCGGGCTGCCCTACGACGTCGCTCTGGACGCGGTGAAGCGCACCAACGGCACCCGGGTCACCGTCGCCGTGGACAAGCCCGCCATCGCCTCGGAGCAGCAGATCGCCGACACCTTCGCGAGGCTGAAGCTGATCCCCCGCAAGGTCGACTTCGCGTCGTTCGTGGACACCCGGTTCAACGGTGGTCTGCCGGCGTCGACGACCGCACCCCGTACCTTCGGCAAGGAGTCCTGA
- a CDS encoding ABC transporter ATP-binding protein, producing MATDVHRPVTTTKSPSTETRSAVRVEGLTRSFDGRAVIDRLDLDVNPGEFVALLGRSGCGKSTLLRILAGLDRDIEGTVLVPRRKAVAFQAPRLMPWKRVWRNVLLGLPGKPERALAERALEEVGLDHRTNAWPKTLSGGEAQRASLARALVREPDLLLLDEPFGALDALTRIKAQHLVDELWQRRGCAVLLVTHDVEEAVLLADRVLVMDEGVIAYETEIDLERPRGISDPRFGELRTELLHRLGVDAPETSSPAAA from the coding sequence ATGGCGACCGACGTTCACCGGCCGGTGACCACCACCAAGTCCCCGTCCACAGAGACCCGTTCGGCCGTACGCGTGGAGGGGCTCACCCGCTCCTTCGACGGGCGTGCCGTCATCGACCGCCTCGATCTCGACGTGAATCCGGGCGAGTTCGTGGCGCTCCTCGGCCGCAGCGGCTGCGGCAAGTCGACCCTGCTGCGCATCCTCGCCGGGCTCGACCGCGACATCGAGGGCACCGTGCTCGTGCCGCGCCGCAAGGCCGTCGCGTTCCAGGCGCCGCGCCTCATGCCGTGGAAGCGGGTGTGGCGCAACGTACTGCTCGGGTTGCCGGGCAAGCCCGAACGGGCCCTCGCCGAGCGGGCGTTGGAGGAGGTCGGCCTCGACCATCGCACCAACGCGTGGCCCAAGACCCTGTCCGGCGGCGAGGCCCAGCGTGCGTCGCTGGCCCGCGCTCTGGTGCGCGAGCCCGATCTGCTGCTGCTCGACGAGCCGTTCGGCGCACTCGACGCGCTCACCCGCATCAAGGCGCAGCACCTCGTCGACGAGCTGTGGCAGCGACGCGGCTGCGCCGTCCTCCTGGTCACGCACGACGTCGAGGAGGCCGTCCTGCTCGCCGACCGTGTGCTCGTGATGGACGAAGGCGTCATCGCGTACGAGACCGAGATCGATCTGGAGCGTCCGCGCGGGATATCCGACCCGCGCTTCGGCGAACTGCGCACCGAGCTGCTCCACCGACTGGGGGTCGACGCGCCGGAGACTTCCTCCCCTGCCGCTGCCTGA
- a CDS encoding ABC transporter permease has protein sequence MSISHAPPDPDVVAKSAAPDAVPADSDAPSHAQSHAPSHADSVGSPELVRLVPSSTRRTRVPRWLRRTSGPVLLLILWQLLSSTGVLTADVLASPGTIARVAGDLVSDGSLPNAMGVSLQRVAIGLLFGVVVGTGLALVSGLFRVGEDLVDASVQMLRTVPFVGLIPLFIIWFGIGEAPKIAIITLGVSFPLYLNVYAGIRGVDAQLIEAGESLGLSRWGLVRHVVLPGALPGAMTGLRYSLGISWLALVFAEQINADAGIGFLMVQARDFLRTDVIVVCLIVYAFLGLLADFVVRTLERLLLQWRPTFTGR, from the coding sequence ATGAGCATCAGCCATGCCCCGCCGGACCCGGACGTCGTCGCCAAGTCGGCTGCCCCGGATGCCGTCCCCGCCGATTCCGATGCCCCATCCCATGCCCAATCCCATGCCCCATCCCATGCCGATTCCGTCGGCAGTCCCGAGCTCGTCCGTCTCGTCCCCTCCTCCACCCGACGCACTCGGGTCCCGCGCTGGCTGCGTCGCACCTCCGGGCCCGTCCTGCTGCTCATCCTGTGGCAACTCCTCAGCAGTACAGGTGTGTTGACTGCCGATGTCCTCGCCTCGCCCGGCACCATCGCCAGGGTCGCCGGCGACCTCGTCTCCGACGGGTCGCTGCCCAACGCCATGGGGGTCTCGCTCCAGCGCGTCGCGATCGGCCTGCTGTTCGGCGTGGTCGTCGGTACCGGACTCGCCCTCGTCTCAGGCCTGTTCCGGGTCGGCGAGGACCTCGTGGACGCCAGCGTGCAGATGCTGCGGACCGTGCCGTTCGTAGGGCTGATCCCGCTGTTCATCATCTGGTTCGGGATCGGCGAGGCGCCGAAGATCGCCATCATCACGCTGGGCGTCTCGTTCCCGCTGTATCTGAACGTGTACGCCGGAATCCGCGGCGTGGACGCGCAGTTGATCGAGGCCGGGGAGTCGCTCGGACTCTCCCGCTGGGGTCTCGTACGCCATGTGGTCCTGCCGGGCGCGCTACCCGGCGCCATGACCGGGCTGCGGTACTCGCTCGGCATCTCCTGGCTGGCCCTCGTCTTCGCCGAGCAGATCAACGCGGACGCCGGCATCGGCTTCCTGATGGTGCAGGCCCGCGACTTCCTGCGGACCGACGTCATCGTCGTCTGCCTGATCGTCTACGCGTTCCTCGGCCTGCTCGCCGACTTCGTCGTCCGTACCCTCGAAAGGCTGCTGCTGCAATGGCGACCGACGTTCACCGGCCGGTGA
- a CDS encoding putative leader peptide, protein MLRSVLLTTRGHIDLLRVASAACRRGC, encoded by the coding sequence ATGTTGCGTTCAGTTCTGCTCACCACGCGCGGTCACATCGACCTGCTGCGGGTGGCCTCCGCCGCGTGTCGCCGCGGCTGCTGA
- a CDS encoding YjbQ family protein, which translates to MSDAFTTRILNVSTGSAERVVDLTHDCETFLSEVAAGRDGLLNIFVPHATAGVAVIETGAGSDDDLLTTLHSLLPADDRWQHRHGSPGHGRDHVLPALVPPHATLPVIAGTLEMGTWQSVCLVDTNTSNTDRQVRLSFLG; encoded by the coding sequence ATGTCCGACGCCTTCACCACGCGCATCCTGAACGTATCCACCGGCTCCGCGGAGCGGGTCGTCGACCTGACCCACGACTGCGAGACCTTCCTGAGCGAGGTCGCCGCGGGCCGCGACGGCCTGCTCAACATCTTCGTGCCCCACGCGACGGCCGGCGTGGCCGTCATCGAGACGGGCGCGGGCAGCGACGACGACCTCCTCACCACCCTCCACTCCCTGCTCCCCGCGGACGACCGCTGGCAACACCGCCACGGCTCCCCGGGCCACGGCCGCGACCACGTCCTCCCGGCCCTGGTCCCACCCCACGCCACCCTCCCGGTGATCGCCGGCACCCTGGAAATGGGCACGTGGCAGTCGGTGTGCCTGGTGGACACAAACACGAGTAACACCGACCGTCAGGTCCGGCTGAGCTTCCTCGGTTAA
- a CDS encoding maleylacetate reductase and hydroxyquinol 1,2-dioxygenase domain-containing protein, with protein sequence MQTFVYTSHPSRVVFGAGTVGRLGEEVERLGCSRVLLLSSGPLAAASVQVREALGGLLAAEFDGAAMHTPVEVTEQALDVLRESAVDGIVAVGGGSTTGLSKALALRTGLPQVILPTTYAGSEVTPVLGETRDGRKVTQSSPEILPETVVYDVDFTLTLPLSITVTSGVNALAHAVEALYSAEANPVTDQQALDAISRIARALPRLAADPSDLEARADLLHAAWLAGTCLATVGMGLHHKLCHTLGGSFDLPHAETHTVVLPHAMAYNAPAVPDVMRRIADALGVPDAPSGVYDLVASLGGPTSLRDLGMPESGLARAVELATSTPYPNPRELTAEGIAELLAGAWHGRRPVGPPSTEARLARLTEQVVASFGEAPDPRVRTLLSDLVRHLHTFVATNDVTEDEWQYAIDFLTRTGEICGPTRQEFVLLSDTLGVSSAVDLLTNSRTPSATPSAVLGPFYVDGPPETEHGGDIAAGLPGIPLWADVRVTDTDGEPIKGAVVDVWQSNTDGFYDVQLPDLEGPVLRGRLRTDAEGRVTFWSILPSEYPIPGDGPVGQMLDAVGRHPYRAPHLHFMFDAPGHGRLITQLFVSGGAYMDSDTVFGVKDELIVDFTPGTGPTPDGRHVDGEWRRLEYTFRLAPLAG encoded by the coding sequence ATGCAAACGTTCGTCTATACATCCCACCCCTCGCGGGTGGTCTTCGGCGCCGGCACGGTCGGCCGCCTCGGTGAGGAGGTCGAGCGGCTCGGGTGCTCCCGGGTGCTGCTGCTGTCCAGCGGGCCGCTCGCGGCGGCCTCCGTACAGGTGCGCGAGGCGCTCGGCGGACTGCTGGCGGCGGAGTTCGACGGCGCCGCCATGCACACGCCGGTGGAAGTGACCGAGCAGGCTCTCGACGTGCTCAGGGAGTCGGCCGTGGACGGCATCGTCGCCGTCGGCGGCGGCTCGACCACGGGCCTGTCGAAGGCACTGGCCCTGCGCACGGGCCTGCCGCAGGTGATCCTGCCGACCACCTACGCCGGCTCCGAGGTGACCCCCGTGCTCGGCGAGACCCGGGACGGTCGCAAGGTCACCCAGTCGTCTCCGGAGATCCTGCCCGAGACCGTCGTCTACGACGTCGACTTCACTCTCACGCTGCCGCTGTCCATTACGGTCACGAGCGGCGTCAACGCGCTCGCCCACGCCGTCGAGGCGCTGTACTCCGCCGAGGCCAACCCGGTCACCGACCAGCAGGCCCTCGACGCGATCTCACGCATCGCCCGCGCGCTGCCCCGCCTCGCCGCCGACCCGTCCGACCTGGAGGCGCGCGCCGACCTGCTGCACGCGGCCTGGCTCGCCGGAACCTGCCTCGCCACGGTGGGTATGGGCTTGCACCACAAGCTGTGCCACACCCTCGGCGGCAGCTTCGACCTGCCGCACGCCGAGACGCACACCGTCGTCCTGCCGCACGCGATGGCCTACAACGCGCCCGCGGTGCCCGACGTGATGCGCCGCATCGCCGACGCCCTGGGTGTGCCCGACGCCCCCAGCGGCGTGTACGACCTGGTCGCCTCCCTGGGCGGTCCCACCTCGCTGCGCGACCTCGGCATGCCGGAGTCCGGCCTCGCCCGCGCCGTCGAGCTGGCCACCTCGACGCCCTACCCGAACCCGCGCGAGCTGACTGCCGAGGGCATCGCGGAACTTCTGGCCGGCGCCTGGCACGGACGCCGCCCCGTGGGTCCCCCCTCCACGGAGGCCCGGCTGGCCCGTCTCACCGAACAGGTCGTGGCGAGCTTCGGCGAGGCCCCGGACCCGCGCGTCCGCACCCTGCTGAGCGACCTGGTCCGGCACCTGCACACCTTCGTCGCCACCAACGACGTCACCGAGGACGAGTGGCAGTACGCCATCGACTTCCTCACCCGCACCGGCGAGATCTGCGGCCCGACCCGTCAGGAGTTCGTGCTGCTGTCGGACACCCTCGGCGTCTCCAGCGCCGTGGACCTCCTCACCAACTCCCGTACACCCAGCGCCACTCCGTCGGCCGTGCTCGGTCCCTTCTATGTGGACGGCCCACCCGAGACCGAGCACGGCGGCGACATCGCCGCGGGGCTGCCCGGCATCCCGCTCTGGGCGGACGTGCGGGTCACGGACACCGACGGTGAGCCGATCAAGGGTGCGGTGGTGGACGTGTGGCAGTCCAACACGGACGGCTTCTACGACGTCCAACTCCCGGATCTGGAAGGGCCGGTGCTGAGGGGCCGGCTGCGCACCGACGCCGAGGGGCGGGTCACGTTCTGGTCCATCCTGCCCTCGGAGTACCCGATCCCGGGGGACGGGCCGGTCGGGCAGATGCTCGACGCGGTCGGGCGGCACCCCTACCGGGCGCCCCACCTGCACTTCATGTTCGACGCGCCGGGCCACGGCCGGCTCATCACGCAGCTGTTCGTGTCGGGCGGTGCCTACATGGACAGCGACACCGTCTTCGGCGTCAAGGACGAACTCATCGTCGACTTCACGCCGGGGACCGGCCCCACCCCCGACGGCCGCCACGTCGACGGCGAGTGGCGCCGGCTCGAATACACCTTCCGTCTCGCCCCCCTGGCCGGATGA